A window from Canis aureus isolate CA01 chromosome 23, VMU_Caureus_v.1.0, whole genome shotgun sequence encodes these proteins:
- the LOC144295323 gene encoding olfactory receptor 56A3-like: protein MTAHPNGTISIEVSDFLLNCFVRSPSWKLWLSLPLSFLFLLAMGANSVLLVTIQLEASLHEPMYYLLSLLSLLDIVVCLTVIPKVLAIFWFDLKSINFYACFIQMYIMNCFLSMESCTFMVMAYDRYVAICHPLRYPSIITEQFVAKAAAFILARNGILTVPIPILSSRLNYCGRNVIENCICANMSVSKLSCDDVTINRLYQFAVGWTLLGSDLILIFLSYSLILRAVLGLKAEGAMAKALSTCGSHFILILFFSTILLVFVLTLVVKKKVSPDVPVLLNILHHVIFSALNPIVYGVRTQEIKQGIQRLLKKGW from the coding sequence atGACAGCACATCCAAATGGTACAATCTCCATTGAGGTTTCAGACTTCCTCCTGAATTGTTTTGTCAGGTCTCCCAGCTGGAAGCTCTGGTTGTCCCTGCCCCTaagcttcctcttcctcctggccaTGGGGGCGAATAGTGTTCTCTTGGTCACCATCCAGCTAGAGGCCTCTCTTCATGAGCCCATGTACTACCTGCTCAGCCTCCTCTCCCTGTTAGACATTGTTGTCTGCCTCACTGTCATCCCCAAGGTCCTGGCCATCTTCTGGTTTGACCTCAAGTCCATCAACTTCTATGCCTGCTTTATCCAGATGTACATCATGAATTGCTTCCTTTCCATGGAGTCTTGCACATTCATggtcatggcctatgaccgctatgtggccatctgccaccCACTGAGGTACCCATCCATCATCACAGAACAATTTGTAGCTAAGGCTGCTGCCTTTATTTTGGCCAGAAATGGGATTTTAACAGTGCCTATCCCAATTCTATCATCCCGACTCAATTATTGTGGGAGAAATGTCATTGAGAATTGCATCTGTGCCAATATGTCTGTCTCCAAACTCTCCTGTGATGATGTCACCATCAATCGCCTTTACCAGTTTGCTGTAGGATGGACACTGCTAGGATCTGACCTCATCCTCATCTTCCTCTCCTACAGCCTCATACTGCGAGCTGTGCTGGGACTCAAGGCAGAGGGTGCTATGGCCAAGGCCCTGAGCACATGTGGTTCTCATTTCATCCTTATCCTCTTCTTCAGCACCATCCTTCTGGTCTTCGTGCTCACTCTTGTGGTGAAGAAGAAAGTCTCCCCTGATGTGCCAGTCTTGCTCAATATCCTCCATCATGTCATCTTCTCAGCCCTCAACCCCATTGTTTATGGAGTGCGAACTCAGGAGATCAAGCAAGGAATCCAGAGATTACTGAAGAAAGGATGGTAG